NNNNNNNNNNNNNNNNNNNNNNNNNNNNNNNNNNNNNNNNNNNNNNNNNNNNNNNNNNNNNNNNNNNNNNNNNNNNNNNNNNNNNNNNNNNNNNNNNNNNNNNNNNNNNNNNNNNNNNNNNNNNNNNNNNNNNNNNNNNNNNNNNNNNNNNNNNNNNNNNNNNNNNNNNNNNNNNNNNNNNNNNNNNNNNNNNNNNNNNNNNNNNNNNNNNNNNNNNNNNNNNNNNNNNNNNNNNNNNNNNNNNNNNNNNNNNNNNNNNNNNNNNNNNNNNNNNNNNNNNNNNNNNNNNNNNNNNNNNNNNNNNNNNNNNNNNNNNNNNNNNNNNNNNNNNNNNNNNNNNNNNNNNNNNNNNNNNNNNNNNNNNNNNNNNNNNNNNNNNNNNNNNNNNNNtttttatattcatgatatctactagaaccctattcggacatatttctgtaagttacaggtctacaatttaaaaaaaaaatttcatgaaaacctgtgacgcttttggaacagaaatctagaaatcagtgcaacgctcaggtggttaaaaaatgaaCTGCAAATGACTCAAACTGTACTTAGTTACAATGTCTGGAGACCAAACTATTAGCTAATACACAAACTACTTGAaatgaaatgatgaaatgatTGTGCTTTCCCAGATGGCTTCTTTTTTATCATTGCAGTTTGGTATACCAGTATAAATATCGTCTGTATTCAAGGTCTGCCTAATATTATGCATACATCTGACATAATGGGTTGAtgcacaatattttgttttctatccaGCAGTCCTTGCTCTTCACCTGACAAAGGTAATCAGCACATGTACCACTAATTACAGGTATTGAATAGGACACCCATTGCACATAGTCCATTATCAATGGAATTTACCTGACCTAAAAAAACAAGTTAGAATACCAGACACTTAACAAAGAAAGAACACAGCTatcagtatataaaaaatacattttatgaacaaataataattatgctAGGAACTGAAACAAATTGCAATCAGGTAGCTAAGTTTagctaagtttattttttttttcttagaaaggAGACCACCAGAAACGGGTCAAGGTAGATCATGACAAAAATTCcctaaatcagaactaaacaCTTAGCTTAtggtgtatatttttgtattagcaTAAATACTGGAGTATGAATTGGGTACTTATTTTTATCCGGAAAATACTTTCACTTTCACTCCCTGGCGGTCAAATTATGTCACCATTTTTATGGCAAAAGCGGTAcatgttttgcatagaaatttattttacattgtaggcctataactcttaggcataactcacctaaatatgtccaaaatgtattacatttattaataaacttgaaCCCCccaagtgttctaattctgtctattttcatgaaaaatgtgttactttttttgcattgaaatttattttacattgtaggcatataATTCTTTGGCATACCTAACCAAAATAtctccaatatttaataaatgtaatacatttattgataaactttaaataaaaaatctgttaaaacaagggtacataacaatactaaaacctgtaatgtaactgtacagtagcatatatattatatatatatatatatatatatatatatatatatataatataaatatatataatataaatatatatataatatataaagatgtttttgtattggacacaatacagctattttgttttgaatccaatacaaaattatttgaatttcctgccgcttcTTCCGcctgcaccgacacatgcactgatgtcactgggaaacccaaaatattgtttttgcagtcgctggctgaagatcgaaggaagAAGACATGTCCCAAGGACCTGCAGTGACACCAAAGGAAGAAGGTAAGTGGGCTTTTTATGTTTCTGGCAACGCCGAGTGTGActagggattaccgctttttgtaagTAAAGTCAACTTGAGGCACACTCGGTAaacagctaggggggttaaaaaatacacaaaaatctgttaaaacaagagtgCACAAAattactgaaacctgtaatataactgaaTACCTGTActgtagcatgtataatatatatatatatatctatctatatatatatatgttttataatgattactttgtatttgattcagtacagttattgtgaattgaatccaatacaaaataatttgaatttctgcACCTCCAGCACACACCGACACActcaccaatgtcaccgggatcTCCCAgagaacgtcagtgcactcgccagtGGAAGAacagaggaagaggacgcggccctAGGACGAGATCCGAGGAGCAGAATGCCTGAAGATGCcgataggaccaggtaagtgtttttttttttagttttttagctacccaagtgtggcttggggttaccactttcagcatgtttttttttacactgagccacactcaggcttAGCGCTCAGAAGGGTAAGTGATGCACAGCTGGCTAAGGGGCTAGCTgtcctgcctttgcagcgctgggtcaaAGGTTTAAGGAGTTTgaaagttctccctgtgtttgtgtgggtttcctctgggcttACTCCTACACCCCAAAAAACACATAGCCTATGCATAATGTAACAGCCtaacatattttgtacttttgagttggtttgggtcactttcttttaaatgatcttttgcacatttttgttgcCTACcaagtagatggcgctgtgtcttcatgtaaggtgtgtaacaaactttctctctctctctctctctctctctctctctctctctctctctctctctctctctctctagctTTTACTCcgttttattacactttttaatCATATTCTTGGTATTCACCCATctacatgaaatgttttttctcaAATCAATTCAAATATTATGATTATTCATTTCACTGTATACATTATCCATACTGACCACACACAAGCATGATCTTTCGATATTTAGCGCTAACCATAGCAATTTCCCATGGAAAGCAATAAAACTATGcaagaattttacattttgccaTTCTTTATGAAATCTAACAATCCCTTCTTGGTATTCAAcattgtcttctttttctttacatatttaattgGAACTCTGATGAACATAATTATCATTACAGTAATATGTATGGATCCGCATTTGCACACCCCAATGTATCTGCTTCTTTGTAACTTGTCCATTGCtgatatttgttttacaactgTTAATGTTCCAAAACTTCTCTACATCTTACTGTCTGGGAATAACACCATATCCTTCACACAATGCTTCACTCAGATCTATTTTTTCTATCTAGCAGGCATTGTTGaagatataattatatttataatgggATATGATCGATATGTTGCCATTTGTCACCCCTTAAACTATCATCAAATATTTATCAGAAAAATCTGCATTGCATTAACAATGGGCATCTGGATTTTTGCGTGTGTAAATTCATCTTTGATTACATGTTCCATCTCAAAAATGatcttctgctcttcttttaccattcaccagttcttctgtgatATCAAAGCTCTCATCAACATTTCCTGCGGTGgtaatgaaatgttttacatgctCATGTATGCAAATTGCTTGCTACTTGGACTTCTGCCTAGTATGTTTAACTTGATGTCATATGTAAAGATAATCAGGATAATACTTCGTATTAAATCTAAGGATGGTAGAAGTAAAGCCTTCTTcacctgctcatcccacctcACTGTCATGGTTATCTATTATGGATCAGCTGTATTGGTGTATATGATGCCACCATCAGACCGCTACAACGTACTGGAACAAATCTTAACAGTGTTTTACACCACAGTGGTCCCCATGTTGAACCCTCTCATATACAGCCTACGAAACAAAGAACTGAAGAATTCTTTAAGGAAATAATTGCCATGGTACTCatgatgcattgggcctgatatattaaatctctccaaggctggagaggacacacttttatcagtgaagctaggcgaTCAAACAAACCTGGCATAAATCTGGTTcagaatagaaaacaaaaagcacatgacttttaagacatccattccaggtttgctggatcacccagcttcactgatgagagtatgtcctctccagccttggagagcattcataaatcagccccaatgcaCCTTAGAGACAATGCAGTCAgtcccttggaataactttcaatatacatttgtgttttaaatttgtgGTCTTGGAGAAAATTGTATGTCATGAATAAAAGAGAGTAATAGAAACTATACAAAATGCAGTAGTATAAGTAGTATATTTTGTCTCTTTATGTTTCCTAAATCAGctcatagttttattttaatttaagtgtaatatatatgtaacatattagCATACAGAACAGGAGGAATTTAGGGTTTCTACACCGGTtttcataatatacataatactttattgtattttaaattattacatacatactgtattaCATATGTTGTTATACTTGTTTCATTTAAATccaatttcaaaactttttatgGTGTTAATCTGTTTCATAAGGGATACACgtcataaaagaaaaactgtataataaacatCTTCTCTTTGGTAAAATTCTGGCTCCATTGTTTCTTGATAATAACTTTTACTACAGAGCAACCACCTTAGccttatctatatctatatcttatCTATAATTAGGGAAATTGAGTATATACTATTTCCAAGGCCACATTTTCAACCACTGCTAGTTAGGGAAATtggaaagtgaaataaaatattaaagtattctAAAGGGGTATTCACTATTTCCAAAGCAACATTTTCTCCTACTGGTAATTAGGGAAATtggaaagtgaaagaagaaattaaaaacattgtaaagacATGTACACAACTTACCAAGTCTATATTTTATCCTACTGCCTATTAAGAAATTGGggacttaaaaaaattaatgataaaGAAACAGCATTTACAAAGCCACATTTTTCCCATTTCaaataaactgaaaactaaaaaaaatgatgatatattactttaatttatatatataaaggggtATACAGCATGTTCCAATGTTACACTTTCTCCTAATGCTAATAAGGAGAAACAaggagcaaaataaaaacaattattgataAGTATAAAGAGAATACACTATGATCCAAAGCCAAATAATACTGCTATTAGGTAAATTTAGGGACTacgaattttttttattggactacGAAGAGGTAAACATTATTTTCCAAAAGCCAATTTTCCACACTTCTAATTAGGAAAactacaaactaaaaaaaatatataaggagGTATTTTTTGAAGCAACATTTTACACTAATGGTGTTTATAGAAAttgggatttgaaaaaaaaagaattatcaaTTGGCATAGAACATTTTTGAACACCACATTTACTCCTGCTATTAATTAAGGAAAAAAGTTGGaattggaaaaaaagtaaaaaagagatGTACAGTATTTTCTAAAACCACAGCAATTACTTCCAGTTACACATAGCCAATATTCTCCAATTGTTGCTAATACATTTGCTAGTTTTTCTTATAGGTTGTCCAttgatgtgtttaaaaatgtcacCATCAGGTCGAAACAAGGCTGAGACAGCAATCCATGAGGATTGGCCAGAATTCATGAGACTGAAGACAGCGTTGTGCTTTTTGCACCTCCATGCTAGTTGTCACTGTCACCTTGAGgagccactagggggtgctatggcttgcatagGAGTGGGGTGAGCAAAGGCgcagagtttaagcagtaaccaggtcttctccagaggctCTGATGGTgtggatgttgcgctgctggttactgccaggttgcgatccttgggcacaccaggttgggcaggatgaaacacggtaccaaatcacagagctgaagaatagtcgaggaaggctggggtcCAGGCAAGCAcaagaaagagaggtcaggtgacaagccaggagtcaaataccagggatccaggagacaaacaCCAGTGACATAGGGGCCACTACCGActcagggaacacaggagacactggaagcaacaagaggcacaggtgacacaggaatattcacagatagacaggaacactagaacagcacagggaagttggctgggaaccaaaagaTTGGACAACGAGGGATTACcactgaattacccaacaggtgtacaggaactagctcacagaactaggggtttggcaccagtggagacacgttgcatgaacactaaTGCAGCACGTGACTATGGTCacaaggctatttcctgattggccagcaaattggatggagttgataaagcttggaaacagaggcttgcccagcgtcagaactgcctgcatgcgcaagAGAGAGGTGTCTGCGTattaatgaggaagaggtaagtgtgacagttacTGGTATCTGATAATACATATCTTTCATtctatttattaaatcaagtgttacctaatacataaataacaaaaaaaataccaatatgagctatataaaagaaaagataaaacaaatgaaaactacTCATGCTATACATAGTCATAAAGTCTGGGGACCAAAGTGTTAGCAAAGACACAAACtaattgaaaagaaataaaatgattgtttccCAGATGACTTCTCTTTATTGTATCATTGCAGTCTGATATAACAGTATAAATATCGGCTGTATTTAAGGTCTGCCTAATACTATACAAACAAGATTTTGAGAAGATGTGTTACTGCACAACATGTGTGATTGAGATGTAAATTGTAATACATACAATCTTCCCTACATGCAGTGTGTTCC
The Pyxicephalus adspersus chromosome 7, UCB_Pads_2.0, whole genome shotgun sequence genome window above contains:
- the LOC140334735 gene encoding olfactory receptor 1M1-like yields the protein MESNKTMQEFYILPFFMKSNNPFLVFNIVFFFFTYLIGTLMNIIIITVICMDPHLHTPMYLLLCNLSIADICFTTVNVPKLLYILLSGNNTISFTQCFTQIYFFYLAGIVEDIIIFIMGYDRYVAICHPLNYHQIFIRKICIALTMGIWIFACVNSSLITCSISKMIFCSSFTIHQFFCDIKALINISCGGNEMFYMLMYANCLLLGLLPSMFNLMSYVKIIRIILRIKSKDGRSKAFFTCSSHLTVMVIYYGSAVLVYMMPPSDRYNVLEQILTVFYTTVVPMLNPLIYSLRNKELKNSLRK